The Lagopus muta isolate bLagMut1 chromosome 6, bLagMut1 primary, whole genome shotgun sequence sequence AATTTGGGTCTCGATAATGGAAGAAGGTAGCAAAAGCTGGGGGAGGGAGATTTTCCTCTTAAATCTAGTGTAATGGGATTTAAAGTTCTTTTTTCATCCAGCTAAAAACTGCCTTTCTTATTGTTTCTCTTTCTAGGTTTCCATGAAGATAAAAGGTTGAAATGTGGATAGCCTGTTGGTAGCTTGGTGCTGGTTGTCATCTGGAAGGCTCCTGCTGGTATCTTCTCCCTGTATTTGGTATCACAAAGGCTGCTGAGAGTCATGAAGGTTGTACCGGAGAAGAATGCGGTCCGCATCCTGTGGGGTAGGGAACGAGGTACCCAGGCACTGGGAGCTCAGCGGCTCCTGCAGGAGTTGGTGGAGGATAAAACTCGATGGATGAAATGGGAGGGCAAGGTAAGGTGGTGGAAGAGGTGTGCAGGTTGATTTTGGAGTGGGGGATGGGAGGCAGGGATTTGAAATAAATTCTCACAATTGTATATTTGATGTGTTACGCTTGATATGCTCTCTGGCTGTGTTCAGTTCCTGCAGAGGTGTGATAATAGATATGTTCCTGCAGCAGGTTCCCCTTACTGTCTGTGTGGCTTACAGTTCAAGTATGATCATATGACACTTGCAACACTTCCTGCTTTGTTGGCTTTTTCAGAAAGTTGAGTTACCAGACAGTCCACGCTCCACCTTCTTGCTGGCGTTTAGTCCAGACAGGTAATTAACTCCTAGTTCATTCCCTGTTTCAGCAGTCTCCTTGCACTTACAGAAGTGAAGGAGGTTTGTGCCCTTTGAGTTGTTCAAGCCTGAACAGCCAAGAAAACTTCTGGTTCCTGACGTGCATGGATGGGACTTGCACACCTTCTTAATCTCACAGCTTTGGGTGTAGCTGGTATTTAATTTCTGAGGTGTCTAAGAGATCTGTAGTTTTAAGGAAAAGGGATTTGTGCGGCTGCCATGAGATCTCATAAAAAAACTTGAGGGAGTAAAGGGTGCTTCATCACATCATACCAAGTGTTGAGGCACATCCACTGGGATATTGAGGATgagagaacagagcagaatgATGCCTATGttggaaacagaaatggagGTGGGATCTCTCAGTGTCACTTGACTCTGGCTGAGCTGGTGTGGAAAACTGGAAATGTTTATTTGCCCCAAACTGTCACTCAAAAGAGTTCTTTCTGAGTTGTATGTTGACTCTGACTTTAAAAGTCAAGTTTGTGCTTGCAGATCTGATGAGCTTGTTTGCATGAACCCAAAAATCTGGCCACAAGAACCTCCATTGCCTTTGGTACAGTAGCCTCTTACTCTTTGAATGTGGGGCTCTCTGCGGGACTGCTGCTGGGTTAGATGTGGAAAGACCCTGTTGAATTGAAGCTAACCACAGTTTGGTCTTGCTGTATTCTTTTCATGTTGATGTTTATCCTGCCTTCTGCATTCCCAGGACCCTAATGGCTTCCACGCATGTGAACCACAACATCTACATCACAGAGGTGAAAACGGGCAAATGTGTTCATTCCTTGGTTGGACATCGCCGCACTCCCTGGTGTGTGACCTTTCATCCCACCATCCCAGGCCTCATTGCTTCAGGATGCCTAGATGGGGAGGTTAGAATTTGGGATCTACATGTAAGTCTTTCCTGAAACTCATACACTTTTTGTACTTGGTGGGTGGTTGACCTTTTTAGTCTGAAATTGTATCCCAGATGTTGCCTGGTAAGAAACCTGTTTGGAAGTTTTACGTAGAACAGATTGTAGCCATCCTCCTTTGTCTAGAGAGATGATGACAGGTTCTTTGTTCAGTCAGGCCAACTAGGTTGTTCTTCTTAGCCTTGCACATATATTTGGTACAAGTGGTAGTTCTGGAGAACTTTGTGCCAGGTGCCTGTTTAGCTTATGTGAAAGATTTGATATCTTTCATTCCACTGGGCATATTTGAACTTTTCATTAGAGAAGCTCCTGCCCTGCCTATTCTACTTTGCTGAATGATCTTTTCAGAGACAAAACCTGTGTATTCACCTAGTTGTTCTGAAAGACAGCTTGTATGGGCTGCTTGAGACATGCCTGCCCAGttgtaaaaatacttttgtgGTCATTGCTGTAGACAGTGCTGTGGTCATGACATGGACTCGTATTAGAGAGGCTGTTGCTGTTGAAAATATGTCACTTCCATGCTGTAGGCAGTTTTGGAGAGGGCACGTACATGGAAACCCACTGATCTCAAACTGCACAATAAACTGCTTGTGATTCTTGACTCCTTACCCAGGGTGGAAGTGAAAGCTGGTTCACAGATAGCAACAATGCCATTGCATCGCTCGCTTTTCATCCTACGGCTCAACTCTTGCTGATTGCAACGGCCAATGAGATACATTTCTGGGACTGGAGCCGTCGAGAGCCTTTTGCAGTGGTGAAGACAGCCAGCGAAATGGAGCGGGTCCGGTGAGTTCTTTTTCCCAGGGGCAGTGAATGCTTATCTAGAGAAAATGGTCTGGCTTGGGGGCTGAGGGTTATTCCTGTGGGACACTGCATCCTTCACACAGAGAGAGTGGGGAGAAGCATTATCTGCAACTCTTTCATCTAACTAGTAGAATGAGTTCTGTGGGTAGGAGGCAAAGCAATTGGAAATAGGATATCAGTTTGGCTGTTCTTATTTATAGTCCTGTAAATGTCTTTGGATCgactctgtttttgtttgtaaacTTGGTTATTAAACTTGTCAGCATTAAGGATGAGAGAACCCAGAAGTTgctggaagagagtgctcaacTACCATGCAAGTGCAATTACAGAGAAAACTGTTGCTGGAAACTTGATGCCATCCTTTGAGCAGTTTAAGATGAAGAAACATTCAAGAGGAGTTAATCTTTCCCTTTGTACTGAATTCCAAATTGTATTAGTTATGTACATTTTCTCTAAAACTTCCTGGCTGTTCCAACTGATGCAGAAGTGCTTGCTTCCAGCTTTTAACTCCTCTGTAGCATTGCTGTGGActaaaaaataactgcagtcTTAAGgtacaaaatgtattttcttaatgtGTAAGCTTTTTGATGCCTTCAGAAACTAAGGTAATAACTTAGTAACATTCTCAGTGCATGTATTTCATGTAGGATTTTCTTTTGTGCAGTGTCCAACTTCCTATGTCAATGTGGAATGTGAACTGATGATTGATACTGTCTTTGCTCTTGTTTTAGGCTAGTACGGTTTGATCCCTTGGGACACTACTTGCTCACAGCAATTGTTAACCCTTCCAACCAGCAGGTAAGGGTAATGTCAGTACCCACACTGGCTGACTCTTTAAAAGGTGCTCTATGTGTATTAACCCTACTTTGCTCCTAATCAGCCTTGTGCTATTCCAAAAACCTGAAGACTTTCCAGGCTGAGTTCTGTCCCAACTTAATTGGTCGTAGGAATGTTTTCACGTAATGTGCAGGACTATTAAAAAACTCTTAAGTGTGCTTGTTTTGCCCCTGCTGTCATTAGTGGTGGGACAGATTTCTTCATCCGCCTGGTCTTTCAGTTGTTTTGTGACATTCTCCTGGATTTGAAGCTCTGTAAGGTATGATTAGCAgtgctcctcactgctgctggctctcGCGTGCTGCTGATTCTGTTGGTATAAACTGTGTGTTGTTCTAGCTCACTTGGCTGCAGGAAGAGCTCGTCTGGATCCCAGAAATGAGCTCCTTTGAAGTCTAGCGTTGACTTGCAGGAAGCCAGACTCTTTTTTCATCTCTAGGAAGAGGCTTTATCACATCCTTTCATTTGTCTGGGATAGTAGTCGGCTTTCTTGTGTTTATCTGGAAGTGTAGGATTTTTGCTGTGAGGAAGCTgagctttgtttccttctgcagagtGACGAGGAAGTGGAAATCTCCGTGGACAGCACAGAGATGCCGCATTATCGCCAGCGCGCTATCCTTCCCTCTCAACCTGTGAGGCGCACACCTCTCCTCCACAACTTCCTGCATATGTTGTCCTCCCGCTCCTCTGGCATACAGGTGGGAGAGCAAAACAGTGTTCAAGACTCTGCTACCCCATCCCCTCCACcgcctccaccaccaccacctccgCCTCCAGCCAGTGAGAACACAAGGGCATCTGTTTATAACAGGCTCCGGGAGCGTGTCAGCTACCCCACAGCAGAGTGCTGTCAGCACTTGGGGATGTTGTGCCTTTGCAGCCGATGCTCTAGTGCAAGACTTCCGTCTTCTCTGTTCCCACACCAGGAAAACGCACCCTCCACGTCTTCTGGGGCCACTGGCACGTCCTTCTCCTCTGTGCAGACAGAGCCTTACCAGCCCCCAGAGCAGGCATCTGTagcacaggaggagcaggggATACTTAACAGGCCCTCTGCTTTCAGCACAGTTCAGAGCAGCGCTGCTGGCAACACCCTGCGCAACCTTAGCCTGGGCCCCACGCGGCGGTCCCTGAGCGGGCCCTTGGCAGGCCACCAGTCCCGCTACCAGCAGTCTGCAAGAGAGATGGCTTCAGGCTTGGGCGGGTCTGACTGGTCCAGGACAGTGCTGAACATGAGCTCCAGGTCAGAGCTGGAAGCCATGCCTCCCCCTAGGACCAGTGCCTCCTCTGTGAGCTTGCTGTCGGTGCTGCGGCAGCAGGAGGGAGGTTCCCAGGCATCAGTCTATACCTCTGCAACAGAAGGGAGAGGCTTCCTAGCCCCAGGGGCTGAGGCGGACAGTGGTAGTGGCACTGGCCCGAGCAATCCGGCCAGCATCCGTAATGAGCTCCAGTGTGATTTGAGGCGATTCTTCCTGGAATATGACCGACTTCAGGAGTTAGATCAGGGAATTGCTGGGGAGCCCAGCCAGTCGCAACAGGCTCAAGAAATGCTCAACAACAACATTGAGCCTGATCGGCCTGGTCCCTCCCATCAGCAGGCTCcacacagcagtgaaaacaatTCCAATTTATCCCGGGGTCACCTGAACCGCTGTCGCGCTTGTCATAACCTGCTGACCTTTAACAATGACACGCTGCGCTGGGAAAGAAGCACGCCTAGCTACACACCAGGGCAGGTCCAAAGCACATTTGAGGGTGTGCCTCCAAATACCAGCCAggtgcagcctgcagagagaACCGAGGGCAGAGCTCCTGCCTCtagcaggctgcagctgggcagctcTTCCACCCCGCAGGAGGAGAGGACCATGGGAGTGGTCTTTAACCAGGAGACGGGGCACTGGGAGAGAGTTTACAGCCAGTCGGCTTCAAGCAGACCTGGGAATGTATCACAGGAGGCCTTAAACCAGGAAATGCCTGAGGAAAGCTCAGAGGAGGATTCACTCAGGAGGTAAGATATATGCCCGGccttcctcctccatttttTCTCAAACCTTTCCCATCTGGTCTGAGTTTTTCAGTACTTTCAGAATTTAAAACCTTTTCTTATGTGTTTATGTGCTGTTTGTGTAGATGAAAACACTGAGACATTGCATTGATGTCTTTTATAGCTGCTGTTGTCACTCTGTTTATAGGGTTCTGAAGGTCGTAAGGACAGGGAACTTGCCTATTAATGGGGAAGGAGGATCGTAGCACATACAGGCAAAAGGACATGCTTTTGTAGAAGAGCTCTGGGATGAACTGTGCTCCTGATGTTTCCCAGATGTTGCAGAGAGGAACACAGGATATACTGCTGTCTTTAGTATGTCATACCATGTGCATACTGTGCATGGAGAATTTACCCAGGTTATGCATGGGAGATCAAGCAGGAGTTGAGAGCTGCTTTTCTgagtcacagaaccatagaattgtttgagttggaagggactcttaaaggccacctagtccaacttctctgtaatgtacagggacaCTCACAGCTAGGTAAgtttgctcagagcccagtccagcctgaccgtgaatgtcttcagggatggcacatccaccatctctctgggaaacctgctccagtgcctcactaccctgattgtaaagaacttcttcctcgTATCCAATCTAGATCTCCCATTCATTATATTGAAACTAATTCCCCATGActtgtcacaacagaccctgctaaagagtctgtccccttctttcttttagcccaccctttaggtactgaagggctgctctcaggtctccctgagccttctccaggctgaacagctccagctctctcagcctgtcctatgtaggggaggtgttccatcccttggatcatttctgtagccctgctctggatgtgctccaacaaggccacatctctcctgttctgagactccacacctggatgcagtactccaggtgagctCTCACCAGTGCagggcagaggggcaggatcacctccctcagcctgctggagatgctgctttTGATTCAAACCAGAATATGGTTGGTTTGGGGGGCTGTGAGGGCACGTTGCTGACTCACGTCCGAACTTGCCATCCAGCAGTACTCCAAGTCCTTTTCAGTGGGGCTGAGCGTTCTGTTTTGTTGAGAGTTGGTGAGTTGGAAGGATTAACAATCATTTACTTGGGTGTTGCCATGTAGAGTGAGAAAAGGTAAAGCTCCAGATCAGATGGCTGGGCATATACCTTAGTTGTGAGTGTTTGATCAAACCCATGTGCTTTGCTTGCCTTTGATACAGAAGTAAGTTTTGAAAGTGGCTTCTCTTCACCTGAATCTGGTGAGAGCTGCTTGGGAAGCTGCTGATCATTGGAAATTGTAGGGCCTGCTGTATTCATTTTTAGCTAGGTGATTCTGttttggaaagatttttaaGACTTCAGATGTGTTAGAGGAAATGGAGCAAGCCAAATCAGGTTTCCTCTCCACTGGCTTGTAGCAGTGATTTAGCTACATAGGCATTCTTTGCATAGGGTTTCCCCACTGCTCTCAATTTGTCATCCTCTTGGTCAAGTGATTTATGCATTTGCCAGAGGAAAGGTCCAGTGCTGGTGTTTCTCATAAATGGATGCTGTGTGCTTTAGGAAAGTAAAGTTTCCAGGCTTGGAGCAAATGGTACTGACTGATGAAGCTTTGTACACAAGAGTGCCTGAGGAAAgggaattcttttcttcttcctgcagatAAGCTGATTATACGTGGGCTGGAACAGTGGCtgcctttcttgtttctgtgtttgcataGCAAGTAAGATGTGGCGGTCATGAAATTATTTATCTGCTTCTAAATCCTTGCCCCAGTGTTTTTTTATTGCCTGCCACGAGAGTGTCAAGCTGATTACATGGTAACTACTACTTTCTTGGGCTGAGGCTTACCTGACGCTAGTTTATGTCAGGTGTCCTCTAGACCCATATAAAAGAGCTGAGTGGTGGAAAGTAACTGGCAAATTTACATTTGAGATGGCATTCGAGTAAGTTTTACATcatctttcttttgaaatagcTGCATGTGCTCTTATCTCCACTCCACCATGTTGCTTGTTCTCTGGACTAAGTAACTGCAGTGTCAAATAAAGAGAGCAAATGCAGTGATCAGGCTATTGGTTCTTATTTGGACAGTGAGGTCCAAATAGTGGAATCTGTAGGTACACTCCTCCAGCTGGTTCTGTAGGAGTtaccatttttttaaaagtgtcCTGGGGCATACAG is a genomic window containing:
- the AMBRA1 gene encoding activating molecule in BECN1-regulated autophagy protein 1 isoform X2, with the protein product MKVVPEKNAVRILWGRERGTQALGAQRLLQELVEDKTRWMKWEGKKVELPDSPRSTFLLAFSPDRTLMASTHVNHNIYITEVKTGKCVHSLVGHRRTPWCVTFHPTIPGLIASGCLDGEVRIWDLHGGSESWFTDSNNAIASLAFHPTAQLLLIATANEIHFWDWSRREPFAVVKTASEMERVRLVRFDPLGHYLLTAIVNPSNQQSDEEVEISVDSTEMPHYRQRAILPSQPVRRTPLLHNFLHMLSSRSSGIQVGEQNSVQDSATPSPPPPPPPPPPPPASENTRASVYNRLRERVSYPTAECCQHLGMLCLCSRCSSARLPSSLFPHQENAPSTSSGATGTSFSSVQTEPYQPPEQASVAQEEQGILNRPSAFSTVQSSAAGNTLRNLSLGPTRRSLSGPLAGHQSRYQQSAREMASGLGGSDWSRTVLNMSSRSELEAMPPPRTSASSVSLLSVLRQQEGGSQASVYTSATEGRGFLAPGAEADSGSGTGPSNPASIRNELQCDLRRFFLEYDRLQELDQGIAGEPSQSQQAQEMLNNNIEPDRPGPSHQQAPHSSENNSNLSRGHLNRCRACHNLLTFNNDTLRWERSTPSYTPGQVQSTFEGVPPNTSQVQPAERTEGRAPASSRLQLGSSSTPQEERTMGVVFNQETGHWERVYSQSASSRPGNVSQEALNQEMPEESSEEDSLRRRLLESSLISLSRYDGAGSREHPIYPDPARLSPAAYYAQRMIQYLSRRDSIRQRSMRYQQNRLRSSSSSSSTSENPSPSVEGNDLEFEDFEDNGDRSRHRAPRNARMSAPSLGRFVPRRFLLPEYLPYAGIFHERGQPGLATHSSVNRVLAGAVIGDGQSAVASNIANTTYRLQWWDFTKFDLPEISNASVNVLVQNCKIYNDASCDISADGQLLAAFIPSSQRGFPDEGILAVYSLAPHNLGEMLYTKRFGPNAISVSLSPMGRYVMVGLASRRILLHPSTEHMVAQVFRLQQPHGGETSMRRVFNVLYPMPADQRRHVSINSARWLPEPGLGLAYGTNKGDLVICRPEALNSGVEYHWDQQNENVFTVHSSSRSTERPGTSRATWRTDRDMGLMNAIGLQPRNPPTSVTSQGTQTLAPQLQNAETQTEREVQEQESTSAGTGEGEGPEYGTSGEDALSRIQRLMAEGGMTAVVQREQSTTMASMGGFGNNIIVSHRIHRSSQTGAESTGAEGTSAHQSTSQQLAAELEGRILSESMQLSEHGLSPRTSSGESEGQDTGDLDLPEQVQSSMDTEGPIEYSDLTNNNHLPDSTNFYSNDSTSGESRNR
- the AMBRA1 gene encoding activating molecule in BECN1-regulated autophagy protein 1 isoform X1, with the translated sequence MKVVPEKNAVRILWGRERGTQALGAQRLLQELVEDKTRWMKWEGKKVELPDSPRSTFLLAFSPDRTLMASTHVNHNIYITEVKTGKCVHSLVGHRRTPWCVTFHPTIPGLIASGCLDGEVRIWDLHGGSESWFTDSNNAIASLAFHPTAQLLLIATANEIHFWDWSRREPFAVVKTASEMERVRLVRFDPLGHYLLTAIVNPSNQQSDEEVEISVDSTEMPHYRQRAILPSQPVRRTPLLHNFLHMLSSRSSGIQVGEQNSVQDSATPSPPPPPPPPPPPPASENTRASVYNRLRERVSYPTAECCQHLGMLCLCSRCSSARLPSSLFPHQENAPSTSSGATGTSFSSVQTEPYQPPEQASVAQEEQGILNRPSAFSTVQSSAAGNTLRNLSLGPTRRSLSGPLAGHQSRYQQSAREMASGLGGSDWSRTVLNMSSRSELEAMPPPRTSASSVSLLSVLRQQEGGSQASVYTSATEGRGFLAPGAEADSGSGTGPSNPASIRNELQCDLRRFFLEYDRLQELDQGIAGEPSQSQQAQEMLNNNIEPDRPGPSHQQAPHSSENNSNLSRGHLNRCRACHNLLTFNNDTLRWERSTPSYTPGQVQSTFEGVPPNTSQVQPAERTEGRAPASSRLQLGSSSTPQEERTMGVVFNQETGHWERVYSQSASSRPGNVSQEALNQEMPEESSEEDSLRRRLLESSLISLSRYDGAGSREHPIYPDPARLSPAAYYAQRMIQYLSRRDSIRQRSMRYQQNRLRSSSSSSSTSENPSPSVEGNDLEFEDFERDNGDRSRHRAPRNARMSAPSLGRFVPRRFLLPEYLPYAGIFHERGQPGLATHSSVNRVLAGAVIGDGQSAVASNIANTTYRLQWWDFTKFDLPEISNASVNVLVQNCKIYNDASCDISADGQLLAAFIPSSQRGFPDEGILAVYSLAPHNLGEMLYTKRFGPNAISVSLSPMGRYVMVGLASRRILLHPSTEHMVAQVFRLQQPHGGETSMRRVFNVLYPMPADQRRHVSINSARWLPEPGLGLAYGTNKGDLVICRPEALNSGVEYHWDQQNENVFTVHSSSRSTERPGTSRATWRTDRDMGLMNAIGLQPRNPPTSVTSQGTQTLAPQLQNAETQTEREVQEQESTSAGTGEGEGPEYGTSGEDALSRIQRLMAEGGMTAVVQREQSTTMASMGGFGNNIIVSHRIHRSSQTGAESTGAEGTSAHQSTSQQLAAELEGRILSESMQLSEHGLSPRTSSGESEGQDTGDLDLPEQVQSSMDTEGPIEYSDLTNNNHLPDSTNFYSNDSTSGESRNR